DNA from Synechococcus sp. CBW1108:
ATTGGGATGGACGCCACCGAGGGCACCAAGCAAAAAGCCTGCTGCAAGCCTGGCTGGCCTGCTGCGCCGTTCAGCCAGGCGGAGGTTCTCAGCCACGGTGAGACCGGGGCAGGTGCCCTCAAGCGGGTTCTGCATCACCCGGCCGATCCAGCGGGCCCGCTGGTAGTCGCGCAGCTTGTGCAGGGGGCGATTGCCGAGGTGGATCTGGCCATCAGCCAGGGCCAGGGTGCCGGCCACCAGGTTGAGCAGGGTGCTCTTGCCGGAGCCGTTGCTGCCGATCACCACCAGAAACTGACCCGCCGGGCAGGTGAGCGAAAAATCGCTGAAAAGCTGGCGCCAGACCCCCCCGGGCAGGGGATGGCCCCAGCCGAGATTGGCAACGGTGAGACTCGAGCTGGCGCCCTTGGTGACGCTGCTCATCCCTGCAGCCTCCCCTGGTCGGAGAGCCCCGGGATGCTCAGCCGCCCAAGGGCCAGGGCGATCAGCAGCAGCAGGGCCGTGGCCAGCTTGAGGTCCACCGGCTCGAGACCCAGCTGCAGGGCGATGGCGATCAGGGTGCGGAACAGGATTGCCCCCAGCACCACCGCCAGCAGGGCCTGGGTCACCGAGCGGGGCCGCAACACCGATTCGCCGATGATCACCATGCCCAGGCCCAGAATCAGCGAGCCGATGCCCATGGTCACATCGGCGAAACCCTGGTAGTTGGCCACCAGGGCGCCAGCCAGGGCCACCAGGCCATTGGCGGCGGCAATCCCCACCGTGAGGCCGCGGCGCTGGTTGATGCCGTTGGCCCTGGCCATGGTGGGGTTGTTGCCCAGGGCCCGCAGGGACAGACCGAAATCGGTGGCCAGCAGCAGGCTGATCAGCAGGATCAGGCCCAGCATTGTCAGAGCAAGGGCTACGGCCCACTGCCCATCTAGGCCTAGGCCCAGGTCGGGCAGGGCTTGGATGCCGGCAGGGGTCTCCGGCAGGGGGATGTTGGAGCGCCCCATCAGCCGCAGGGTGATCGAGTAGAGGCCAGTGGTGGTGAGGATGCCGGCGAACAGGTCGTTCACGCCAAGGCGGGTGTGGATCAGGCCGGTCACCAGACCGGCCAGGCAGCCAAACAGAATCGCCATGGCAAGGGCCACCGGCACCGGGGCGCCCTGGCTGATCAAAACCGCCGCCGTGCCGCCGCCGAGGGCGAAGGAGCCGTCGACGGTGAGATCGGGAAAGTTAAGGACCCGCAGGGTCAGATAGGTACCCAGGGCCAGGCCTGCGTAGGCCAGGCCCTGGTCAGCGGCACCAAGCCAGAGGGAGAACATCGACGCATTTTGCCGGGCGAGCGCCCGCGGGCCTAGCCCAGGGGAACCAGATCCTCGAACCGAAACACCTGGCGGCCCGCCGGCGTATCGCCGTGGGCCTCGGTCTCTACCACCCGCTCGCTCAACACCCAGGGGCCAGTCTCGGTGAGCGGCACGAAGGTGTCGGTGAAGCGGCTGATCCCCCCTTTGACTTCACCCGTAGCTGGGTCGCTGTAGCGGCTGGTGTAGGTGCGGCTCAGGTAGCCGCTACCGGTGTCGGTGGTGCTCTCGGTGAAGATCGTCACCACGGTGCCGTGGATATGGCGATGCACCATCGTCACCACGTCGCCCTTGATGCGGTAGCGGTCGCCCTCGCCCTTGCCGCCCACGATCACCTCGGTGCCCACCGCATCGGTGTCGCCGGCGCTGAAGCTGTTGGCGCCGTGGGTCTGCTCGAAGCTGCGGCGCACCCGGTGGATCGCCACCTCCCAGAGCTGGGAGGCCAAGGCCTTATGGATCTCGGCGTCGTCGATGCCCTCCAGGCTGGCCTTGAGGTCGGCGCCCAGCTGGAAAGTGCCGGTCACGGTCCGCTCGCCCTGCTGCCAGCTACAGCGGCCGGCGTAACCAGCAAAACCGCTCTCCCAGGTGTAGCGGTTCTCGTAGGCCGCCCGGAAGGCCGCCGTGCAGTCGCTGCCCGGGGCGATCGGGGCGCTGTGCTGGGAAGGGGGTGCCTCGGGGGTGACGGTCACGGGGATGGTCGAAGGGATTTATCAACCCTAACGAGCCAGGTGGGGATGGATGTCCTGCAGGGCATTCACCTCGATCGTCTGCTGCTGCAGGGCGGTGATCGCCTCCACCGCCGCCCGGGCCCCGGCCAGAGTCGTGACCGTGGGTACGGAGTAGTCGAGGGCGGCGCGGCGCAGGTACTTGTCGTCAAAGGCGGCCTGGCGGCCAATCGGCGTGTTGATGATCAGCTGGATGCGGGCGGAGCGAATCGCGTCTTCGATGTTGGGGCGGCCTTCGTGCACCTTGAGAATCGATTCCACCGTCAGGCCTGCGGCCCGCAGCGACCTGGCGGTGCCGCCGGTGGCGATCAGGGCAAAACCCAGCTCCACCAGTCGCTCGGCCACTGGCAGCAAAGCGGGCTTGTCGCGGTCATGGGTTGAAAGGAAGGCGGTGCCACCGGTGGGCAGGGCCTCATTGGCGGCCAGCTCGGCCTTGGCGTAGGCCATGCCCGCACTGGTGGCGATACCCATCACCTCGCCGGTGCTGCGCATCTCCGGCCCCAGGAGGGTGTCGGAACCGGGAAAACGCTTGAACGGCAGCACGGCCTCCTTGACGGTCTGCAAGGGCGGCCGGGGCTCGGCCCTGAGGCCCAGCTCCGCCAGGGTGCGGCCCGCCATCAGCTGGCTTGCCACCTTGGCCAGGGGCACGCCGGTTGCCTTGGCAACAAACGGCACCGTGCGGGAAGCGCGGGGGTTGGCCTCAATGATGAACACCCGCTCGCCCAATTCGGGGTCACTCTGCACGGCAAACTGCAGGTTGATCAGGCCGCGCACCCCCAGAGACAGGGCCAGGGCCCGGCTCCAGGCGCGAATCGTGGCCAGGGCTGGCTCGCTGAGGCTCACCGACGGCAGCCAGCAGGCCGAGTCGCCCGAGTGGATCCCGGCCGGCTCGATGTGCTCCATCACACCGCCGATCACCACTACCCCCTCCCGATCGCAGAGGGCGTCCACATCGATCTCCACGGCATTTTCCAAGTACTGGTCGATCAACACCGGGTGGGCTGGCTCCACCTGGACCGCCTCCACCATGTAGCGGTTCAGCTCCGCCTCGTCGTAAACCACCTCCATGGCCCGGCCGCCCAGCACATAGCTGGGGCGCACCACCACTGGATAGCCCACGCGCGCGGCGATGGCCCGGGCCTCGGCCTCACTGCGGGCCAGGCCATTGCGGGGCTGGCGAATCTCCAGGCGCCGCAGGATCGCTTCGAACTGTTCCCGGTCTTCGGCCGCATCGATCGATTGCGGCGACGTACCCCAGATGCGGCTGCCCGTGGCCAGTCCCTCCGGGGAGGCCAGCCAGTTCAGCAGCGGAATCGCCAGCTTGAGGGGGGTCTGGCCGCCGAACTGGACGATCACCCCCACGGGCCTCTCCACCTCGATCACGTTGAGCACGTCTTCGAGGCTGAGCGGTTCGAAGTAGAGGCGATCGGAGCTGTCGTAGTCGGTGGAAACGGTTTCCGGGTTGCTGTTCACCATCACCGTGGCGAAGCCCTCGGCCTGCAGGGCGAAGGAGGCGTGGCAGCAGCAGTAGTCGAATTCGATGCCCTGGCCGATGCGATTGGGGCCACCGCCCAGGATCATCACCTTGGGGCGTGTTTCCGGCTGGACCTCATTTTCAGGGGCCACGGTCTCCAGCTCGCCAGCGGCGTTGATGCGCTCCAGAGGGCGCTCATAGGTGGAGTAGTGATAGGGGGTGCTGGAGGCGAACTCCGCCGCACAGGTGTCGACGGTCTTGAACACAGCGTTAACGCCCAGGGCCTGGCGGTGGCGCCGCACAGCCAGCTCATCGCTGCCCGTGGCCCAGGCCAGCTGGCGGTCGGAGAAGCCCAGCTGCTTCAGCTCCAGCAGGGCCGGCGCCTCCAGCTCGGCGAGGCTGCGGCCCTGCAACAGCCGCTGTTCGGCCTCGAGAATTTGACGCAGCTTGGCCAGGAACCAGGGATCAATGGCACTGAGCTGGTGGATCTCCCCATCGCTGCGGCCGGCGACCATCGCCTCGCGCACGGCAAAGATCCGATCGGGGGTGGGGGTGCGCAGGGCCCGGGCCAGGGCCGGGGGTTCCCAGCTGGCAGCGGGCCGGTCGCAGCCCCAGCCGGCATGGCCCGTTTCCAGGGAACGCAGGGCCTTCTGGAACGACTCCTCAAAACAGCGGCCAATGGCCATCGCCTCCCCCACAGACTTCATCGAGGTGGTGAGCACCGGCGTGCTGCCCCGAAACTTCTCGAAGGCGAAACGGGGAATCTTCGTGACCACGTAGTCGATCGTGGGTTCGAAGCAGGCCGGCGTGGCGCCGGTGATGTCATTGACGATCTCGTCGAGGGTGTAGCCCACCGCCAGGCGGGCGGCGATCTTCGCGATCGGAAAACCCGTGGCCTTGGAGGCCAGCGCCGAGCTGCGCGAAACCCGAGGATTCATTTCGATCACCACCACATCGCCGTTGGCGGGGTTGATGGCGAACTGGATATTGCTGCCGCCCGTATCCACGCCGATCTCGCGGATGATCGCGATCGACTGGTCCCGCAGGCGCTGGTATTCCCGGTCAGTGAGGGTCTGGGCTGGAGCCACGGTGATCGAGTCGCCGGTGTGAACCCCCATCGGATCGAGGTTTTCGATGCTGCAGACGATCACCACGTTGTCGGCGCTATCGCGCATCACCTCCAGCTCAA
Protein-coding regions in this window:
- a CDS encoding ABC transporter permease is translated as MFSLWLGAADQGLAYAGLALGTYLTLRVLNFPDLTVDGSFALGGGTAAVLISQGAPVPVALAMAILFGCLAGLVTGLIHTRLGVNDLFAGILTTTGLYSITLRLMGRSNIPLPETPAGIQALPDLGLGLDGQWAVALALTMLGLILLISLLLATDFGLSLRALGNNPTMARANGINQRRGLTVGIAAANGLVALAGALVANYQGFADVTMGIGSLILGLGMVIIGESVLRPRSVTQALLAVVLGAILFRTLIAIALQLGLEPVDLKLATALLLLIALALGRLSIPGLSDQGRLQG
- a CDS encoding DUF3386 domain-containing protein, with protein sequence MTVTPEAPPSQHSAPIAPGSDCTAAFRAAYENRYTWESGFAGYAGRCSWQQGERTVTGTFQLGADLKASLEGIDDAEIHKALASQLWEVAIHRVRRSFEQTHGANSFSAGDTDAVGTEVIVGGKGEGDRYRIKGDVVTMVHRHIHGTVVTIFTESTTDTGSGYLSRTYTSRYSDPATGEVKGGISRFTDTFVPLTETGPWVLSERVVETEAHGDTPAGRQVFRFEDLVPLG
- the carB gene encoding carbamoyl-phosphate synthase large subunit, with amino-acid sequence MPRRTDLRRILLLGSGPIVIGQACEFDYSGTQACKALRAEGFEVVLVNSNPASIMTDPDMADRTYIEPLTPEVVARVIEIERPDALLPTMGGQTALNLAVTLAENGTLAKYGVELIGANLAAIQKAEDRLLFKQAMERIGVAVCPSGIAHTPEQAEQVGAAIGSYPRIIRPAFTLGGSGGGIAYNPEEFRTICKSGLEASPVTQILIEQSLLGWKEFELEVMRDSADNVVIVCSIENLDPMGVHTGDSITVAPAQTLTDREYQRLRDQSIAIIREIGVDTGGSNIQFAINPANGDVVVIEMNPRVSRSSALASKATGFPIAKIAARLAVGYTLDEIVNDITGATPACFEPTIDYVVTKIPRFAFEKFRGSTPVLTTSMKSVGEAMAIGRCFEESFQKALRSLETGHAGWGCDRPAASWEPPALARALRTPTPDRIFAVREAMVAGRSDGEIHQLSAIDPWFLAKLRQILEAEQRLLQGRSLAELEAPALLELKQLGFSDRQLAWATGSDELAVRRHRQALGVNAVFKTVDTCAAEFASSTPYHYSTYERPLERINAAGELETVAPENEVQPETRPKVMILGGGPNRIGQGIEFDYCCCHASFALQAEGFATVMVNSNPETVSTDYDSSDRLYFEPLSLEDVLNVIEVERPVGVIVQFGGQTPLKLAIPLLNWLASPEGLATGSRIWGTSPQSIDAAEDREQFEAILRRLEIRQPRNGLARSEAEARAIAARVGYPVVVRPSYVLGGRAMEVVYDEAELNRYMVEAVQVEPAHPVLIDQYLENAVEIDVDALCDREGVVVIGGVMEHIEPAGIHSGDSACWLPSVSLSEPALATIRAWSRALALSLGVRGLINLQFAVQSDPELGERVFIIEANPRASRTVPFVAKATGVPLAKVASQLMAGRTLAELGLRAEPRPPLQTVKEAVLPFKRFPGSDTLLGPEMRSTGEVMGIATSAGMAYAKAELAANEALPTGGTAFLSTHDRDKPALLPVAERLVELGFALIATGGTARSLRAAGLTVESILKVHEGRPNIEDAIRSARIQLIINTPIGRQAAFDDKYLRRAALDYSVPTVTTLAGARAAVEAITALQQQTIEVNALQDIHPHLAR